Below is a genomic region from Rhodohalobacter sp. 614A.
GTTCTTCTGGATGAAAATAATGTACCGGAAGAGATCAAATGGTCAGCCACAGATCTGCAGGGATTTGATGAAGCCATCTGCCGTGCCATGCTTCTTTCACTCTGGGATCATCGCAATAAAGACACTCTTCGTCTTGATTTGTGGACGAAAGATATGACTGTGGATGAGATGAAAATATTTTTCCATCAAACGCTGGTCACGATGGCAGATACACTCGAAAATTCTACGAACGATCCACGAATCAGCGGCGATATGCGGGATTTTTGCGACTATTTTGCCGAGAAAATGGAAATAGCTGAGTAAAAGCTCATTAAAGAGTATCGGCTACCCGACAAGAAATTACATAAGAATTGTTCTTATATTAAACCTGTTTTTGAGAAAGCAGTGAACCTTAAACCTTGAAACCTGAGACCGGAATGCAGTATCTCGATTTTGAACAGCCTATTGCAGAATTGGAGAAGAAAATTGATGAACTGAATGAACTCTCTGTAGGCGATGAAATTTTGACACCAGAAATCAACCGGCTACGCAAAAAAGCGGATCAGCTGCGAAAATCTATTTTCAGCAATTTAACCCGCTGGCAAAGAGTTCAGCTGGCCCGCCATCCCGAACGCCCCTATACGCTGGATTATATTGATCTGATAACGGAGGATTTTATTGAGCTCCACGGAGATCGGTTTCATTCAGATGACAAAGCGATGGTAGGCGGATTGGCCACTATTGACGGCCAATCGGTTATGATTATGGGCCATCAAAAAGGAAAAGATACCAAATCACGTCAATACCGGAATTTTGGGATGGCCAATCCGGAAGGATATCGTAAGGCCTACCGGTTGATGAAAATGGCCGAGAAATTCGGAATTCCAGTTATCACACTGTTGGATACTCCCGGAGCCTATCCCGGGTTAGAAGCCGAAGAGCGGGGACAGGCAGAGGCCATCGCCCGAAATCTTAAAATGATGGCGGTTCTGGAAGTGCCGATTATTACCATTGTGATTGGCGAAGGTG
It encodes:
- a CDS encoding acetyl-CoA carboxylase carboxyltransferase subunit alpha, which translates into the protein MQYLDFEQPIAELEKKIDELNELSVGDEILTPEINRLRKKADQLRKSIFSNLTRWQRVQLARHPERPYTLDYIDLITEDFIELHGDRFHSDDKAMVGGLATIDGQSVMIMGHQKGKDTKSRQYRNFGMANPEGYRKAYRLMKMAEKFGIPVITLLDTPGAYPGLEAEERGQAEAIARNLKMMAVLEVPIITIVIGEGASGGAIGIGMGNELYMMENTWYSVISPENCSTILWRTWEYKEQAASALKLTAKDLLDMKIIDGVIEEPLGGAHRDYKKSAEAVKEQILKSLKKLKKMKADKLIEQRIEKYAAMGVWLEGKQKA
- the gldC gene encoding gliding motility protein GldC, encoding MSEKSKKINIEVLLDENNVPEEIKWSATDLQGFDEAICRAMLLSLWDHRNKDTLRLDLWTKDMTVDEMKIFFHQTLVTMADTLENSTNDPRISGDMRDFCDYFAEKMEIAE